aaaacttttttgctTTTGTGAGAAATGTTTGCGAACAGTGTTACATATTCCACATATCAATCatactttgcattttataaaattccaCTGTTTGCCAGTATTAAATACAATGAAATATACAAATCAGAACCAAAAAGaacaatacatatataaagaatGTCCTAATAAagtgtatatacattttaccaacatatattataaaaaaatagacggATATTAACTTGCTAAGTGTGTATACATTCCATTGGGACATTCTGTATATGTTGCACAAAAGATTTATACACAACAAGTGTCACCCGACACGAATAATATTCCGAAACCTATATGCCAGTATGTGTTCTATACGCGATCAGACGATACGATAAACGTGAGACTGTTATAACGTATGtatatgacaaaaaatttcatacataaaaagacgttaattaatcattttgaagtatttaaaaatgaaaaacgcgAAAATCAATATGttctttacatttaaattgatgttaataattttattaaataaatcgtaCGCGTATATCATACAAGATATCCAAATAATATTGCTGCCAGCATTGAATTTGAAAAGCACAGAAAAAGTATGTGAGTTTTACAGCGTCACACATTGTTCAATGCctaaaatattcgataattgtcatatcttttatttattgttatctaATTTTCAGGTACCGTTAACTCTTAAAGTCTTTGGAAAACAGATTCAGTTAAACCTGCGTAAAAACGACCAAATAGTATCTACATTTGAAATATGGAAACACGATGTAACAGGCATCACAAAAGAATTGTCGGAATTAAATGCTTCGGAtacttgttattattttcacagaGATCATATTAGCACTGCGGCCATAAACTTTTGTCAAAAGCATGGATGGGTCAGTGATACTATATGAGAAACAAAtagttttacttttaataataatttctttttcattaatatgtaAGTATGacacgaaaaaatattaatgaataatttttgaaggTAGGAAggatttatttttctgaaaaacgaAACATTGGAAATTAGACCTTTGCGAGATGACATTGCGTCTTCCTGCTTAATCGACGATGTTTGcgttaaagaagaaattaacaTTTCATTTGGTAAACCTTacctaattaaaaaatcattacaatTATCTGCTGATTCAAGTTTTCATAATTTggataattttaaactaaaacgACGTCATGTACGAAATAcgcaagaaaaattaaatatagaactGGCTGTTTTCTTCGACGAAGCCGCATATCGTACGTTCACGCTTTTTCTGGGCAAAGATGAGAATATATTGCGCATGTTGATATTAGCATATGTGAATCGTATCCAAGCTCTGTTCCATCATCCTAGTTTGGGTGTTTCTATTGATATTTCGTTGGTATATTTGGAAATTATGGATAAACAACCATCAAATTTGCCAGTTTACGGCGGCGATGATGAAAAACTATTCTATTCGTTCTGCAATTACACGGAAACTCGTAATCCTCCGAACGACAATGATCCGAATCACTGGGACGTTGGTCTTTATCTAACCGGAATAAATCTTTATGAAACCTTGCAAGGCGTAATCCTAAATAGTAGCCTAGGTATATCCGACAGAAATAGTGTGTGCAACTTGACTGAATCGTGTGTGGTAGTGGAATTCGGTATTGCGGGTAAAATATCCTCGGGTTTTTCATCGTCTCTCATTGCTGCTCATGAGATTGGTCATGtgtaagtttatatataataattttacgtgtaaattaagtataaataatatgtttcacaaaaatttattaaattgtttaatttaaaaacaaaaagtaaaaaaactcCTTTAAGAGAATTgctcttttaattattcagtatgttaattattaataaattttaatataaaaatatttataataattattgctaaatatagcaaaattaataatttctttgttttaaaGTTTGGGAATGAAACACGATTCCGACTATATAAAACCATGTGATACaaacaaatacataatgtcATCTCGCATATCCAATCAAGGCCAACTAACATGGTCCGAGTGCAGTCGTAATATAGCTGAAGGACTCTGGAAAACAAAAAAGTGCCTTCGAGATGGttcaaaaaatcttgaaaacgCATATGACCATAATACACAGTATCAAAATTTACCTGGAAGACAATGGAGCGCCAAAGCacaatgtgaaatattttttcacgacGAAGATGCGAACGTAGTCTCGTTGCTTGATGTATGCAAAACCATACAATGTGAAACGCT
Above is a genomic segment from Linepithema humile isolate Giens D197 chromosome 6, Lhum_UNIL_v1.0, whole genome shotgun sequence containing:
- the LOC105671442 gene encoding A disintegrin and metalloproteinase with thrombospondin motifs adt-2-like is translated as MKNAKINMFFTFKLMLIILLNKSYAYIIQDIQIILLPALNLKSTEKVPLTLKVFGKQIQLNLRKNDQIVSTFEIWKHDVTGITKELSELNASDTCYYFHRDHISTAAINFCQKHGWEGFIFLKNETLEIRPLRDDIASSCLIDDVCVKEEINISFGKPYLIKKSLQLSADSSFHNLDNFKLKRRHVRNTQEKLNIELAVFFDEAAYRTFTLFLGKDENILRMLILAYVNRIQALFHHPSLGVSIDISLVYLEIMDKQPSNLPVYGGDDEKLFYSFCNYTETRNPPNDNDPNHWDVGLYLTGINLYETLQGVILNSSLGISDRNSVCNLTESCVVVEFGIAGKISSGFSSSLIAAHEIGHVLGMKHDSDYIKPCDTNKYIMSSRISNQGQLTWSECSRNIAEGLWKTKKCLRDGSKNLENAYDHNTQYQNLPGRQWSAKAQCEIFFHDEDANVVSLLDVCKTIQCETLHDNLNFFTGPALEGTYCAPGKECRGGECVPVIEPPYIFKDCEEDKWSEWKESTCQSSCFKKSKGVRIRRRSCKHRSRRTASCKGPYYDVVLCNDTLLCTQKRKRINLFTTTKCTQLNSYAKLNNINLRIKLKIEPKWQAAHDVEKPWIACIIHCPEIEFSTGDVHLEMIRIGVDPYFPDGTWCHKKDGQNFYCRQHYCVPESYSCC